A region of Gloeocapsopsis sp. IPPAS B-1203 DNA encodes the following proteins:
- the pgsA gene encoding CDP-diacylglycerol--glycerol-3-phosphate 3-phosphatidyltransferase, producing MTLPTWVTLSRLLVLPILLYFLENPTSEARWLSVVIFLIAAMTDWVDGYLARRLNQITELGKFLDPLVDKLLILAPLLALNKLGQVPTWGVFLILARELTIAGWRVTPSLTGNTAIAGANFWGKLKTVSQIAAIALLIAPLPMSWQLFSLIAFWVAVALTLISGVIYLLPTTDKISSSTEKSTSAGSRPEVR from the coding sequence ATGACTTTGCCTACTTGGGTGACTCTATCTCGTTTATTAGTGTTACCAATATTACTATACTTTTTGGAAAATCCCACATCAGAAGCTCGTTGGCTGAGTGTAGTCATTTTTTTGATTGCAGCAATGACTGATTGGGTTGACGGCTACCTTGCCCGCCGACTGAATCAAATTACAGAACTGGGAAAATTTCTTGACCCCTTAGTCGATAAACTACTGATACTTGCGCCTTTGCTAGCTTTGAATAAACTAGGACAAGTTCCTACATGGGGAGTATTTCTGATTTTGGCACGGGAGTTAACTATAGCAGGTTGGCGAGTAACTCCTAGTTTGACTGGTAATACCGCGATCGCCGGAGCCAATTTTTGGGGCAAACTGAAAACGGTTAGCCAAATAGCCGCGATCGCGCTTTTAATTGCGCCTTTACCTATGAGTTGGCAGCTTTTTTCCCTGATCGCCTTCTGGGTTGCGGTTGCCCTGACACTGATTTCTGGTGTTATCTACTTACTACCGACAACAGATAAAATTTCATCGTCAACCGAAAAATCGACTTCTGCAGGATCGCGACCTGAGGTGAGATAA
- a CDS encoding NAD-dependent epimerase/dehydratase family protein, translating into MRILIMGGTRFIGVYLTQLLVAQGHEVVLFNRGNRPAPVSGVAQITGDRTQPNDLKEKLFPENFDAIFDNNGRELSDTQPLAEIFQNRVQHFVYMSSAGVYLPADQMPHQEGDAVDPKSRHRGKHETEAFLAKRGLPFTAIRPTYIYGPQNYNDLESWFFDRIVRNRPIPIPGNGLHITQFGHVYDLAQAMCQILGSTQAIGEIYNVSGDRYVTFDGLARACAVAAGKSGEALQIVHYDPKKFDFGKRKAFPIRVQHFFAAVDKAKAQLNWQPKYDLIAGLQDSFQNDYLTSGRDPAEVDFSVDDEILSVVGSK; encoded by the coding sequence ATGCGAATTTTAATTATGGGTGGTACGCGATTTATTGGTGTATACCTCACACAACTACTTGTTGCCCAAGGGCATGAAGTTGTGTTGTTTAATCGTGGTAATCGACCAGCACCAGTCTCCGGAGTTGCGCAAATTACGGGCGATCGCACTCAACCCAATGACCTCAAGGAAAAACTTTTTCCAGAAAATTTTGATGCTATTTTTGATAACAATGGGCGAGAACTTAGCGATACTCAACCCTTAGCAGAAATCTTTCAAAACCGAGTGCAGCATTTCGTCTATATGAGTTCAGCAGGAGTGTATTTGCCTGCTGACCAAATGCCACATCAAGAAGGTGATGCTGTCGATCCCAAAAGCCGCCATCGGGGCAAACACGAGACAGAAGCTTTTCTTGCCAAAAGAGGTTTACCTTTTACTGCAATTCGTCCAACTTATATTTATGGTCCGCAAAACTATAATGACTTAGAAAGTTGGTTTTTTGATCGCATTGTTCGCAATCGCCCAATTCCTATTCCTGGCAATGGATTACACATAACTCAATTTGGTCACGTCTACGATCTAGCACAAGCGATGTGTCAAATCTTAGGTTCTACGCAAGCCATCGGTGAAATTTACAATGTATCGGGCGATCGCTATGTGACTTTTGATGGGCTGGCAAGAGCATGTGCTGTGGCAGCTGGAAAATCAGGTGAAGCACTACAAATTGTGCATTACGATCCTAAAAAGTTCGATTTTGGTAAGCGCAAAGCTTTTCCCATCCGCGTACAACACTTTTTTGCGGCAGTAGATAAGGCAAAAGCTCAACTCAACTGGCAGCCAAAATATGATTTGATTGCTGGTTTACAAGATTCGTTTCAAAATGATTATCTCACCTCAGGTCGCGATCCTGCAGAAGTCGATTTTTCGGTTGACGATGAAATTTTATCTGTTGTCGGTAGTAAGTAG
- a CDS encoding glycosyltransferase gives MPLQYALVHEWLTPKATGGSELVVKEILKHIDADLYALIDFESTNPNSYLFQRSIGTTFLQHLPFARHGVQKYLPLLPLAIEQLDLRAYDAIISSSHTVAKGVLTSPEQMHICYCHTPMRFAWELTFDYLRSNRIGQGLPGVLTRYLLHQMRQWDALSANRVDYFVANSQNTARRIWRCYRRPATVIYPPVDIERFPFVSEKQDFYVTVSRLVSYKQVSLIVRTFNQLKKPLVVIGTGPELKQIRNLAQSNVQVLGAQPNEVVEQYMAAAKAFVYAACEDFGIALVEAQACGTPVIAYGAGGALETVRSIWQYPDTGTGIFFSTQTEAALMEAIEKFEVHHKAFQPEWIRTHAHQFAADVFSEKFLAFLHNSWQDRLTNNQSFLD, from the coding sequence ATGCCTTTACAATATGCACTTGTCCATGAGTGGTTAACGCCCAAGGCTACTGGTGGTTCAGAACTCGTAGTTAAAGAAATCCTCAAACACATTGATGCGGATTTGTATGCTTTGATTGACTTTGAATCAACTAACCCCAACAGCTATTTATTTCAACGTTCGATTGGAACGACATTTTTGCAGCACCTACCTTTTGCTCGTCATGGCGTACAGAAATATCTACCTTTGTTACCGCTAGCGATCGAACAGTTAGATTTGCGTGCTTATGATGCGATCATTTCCTCTTCCCACACTGTCGCCAAAGGAGTTTTAACTAGTCCAGAACAGATGCACATTTGCTACTGTCATACTCCGATGCGGTTTGCCTGGGAACTGACTTTTGATTATTTACGCAGTAACCGTATTGGTCAGGGATTGCCAGGAGTTTTGACACGATACCTACTCCACCAAATGCGCCAGTGGGATGCATTGAGTGCAAATCGAGTTGATTACTTTGTTGCCAACTCACAAAATACTGCACGTCGCATTTGGCGATGCTATCGCCGCCCTGCAACCGTGATTTACCCACCGGTAGATATCGAACGGTTTCCCTTTGTCAGTGAGAAACAAGACTTTTATGTAACGGTTTCCCGCTTAGTCAGTTACAAGCAAGTATCTTTGATTGTACGTACTTTTAACCAACTCAAAAAGCCTTTAGTCGTTATTGGTACTGGACCAGAACTCAAGCAAATTCGCAACTTAGCACAATCGAATGTTCAAGTACTAGGAGCACAGCCGAATGAAGTTGTTGAGCAGTATATGGCTGCCGCCAAAGCATTTGTTTATGCAGCTTGTGAAGATTTTGGTATAGCTCTTGTAGAAGCACAAGCTTGTGGTACTCCGGTCATTGCTTATGGAGCAGGCGGAGCGTTAGAAACTGTACGTTCGATTTGGCAATATCCAGACACAGGAACTGGTATATTTTTTTCAACCCAAACAGAAGCAGCCTTAATGGAAGCTATCGAAAAGTTTGAAGTCCATCACAAAGCATTTCAGCCTGAGTGGATTCGTACTCATGCTCATCAGTTTGCTGCTGATGTGTTTAGTGAGAAGTTTCTCGCGTTTTTGCACAACTCGTGGCAAGACCGCTTGACAAACAACCAAAGTTTTTTGGATTGA
- a CDS encoding sugar transferase, whose translation MTAHSLLSGKRLRAFVQSGFQKRSPSDKSRTLLRSLLFSSAKKLFITISLDFVSREFIKRLFDVIFSLSVLILFSPVYLLLALLIAYNSEGPVFYIQERVGKNYQSFGCIKFRTMVTNADEMLLELMEASPHLRQEFADNFKLKQDPRITKIGRFLRLTSLDEFPQFWNVLKGDMSVVGPRPLVAQELYMYGSHIDKVLTIKPGITGLWQVSGRNDIPYNRRIQIDLYYVKFHNFWLDLWVIVKTIGVVIVPKNNGAY comes from the coding sequence ATGACTGCCCATTCGCTCCTCTCAGGCAAAAGATTACGGGCTTTCGTGCAATCTGGTTTTCAGAAACGATCGCCCAGCGATAAAAGTAGAACGTTATTGCGATCGCTCTTATTCTCATCTGCTAAAAAGCTGTTCATCACAATATCGCTTGATTTTGTCAGCCGAGAGTTTATCAAAAGACTGTTTGACGTTATCTTCTCTCTGTCGGTTCTGATTTTATTTTCTCCGGTTTATCTGCTGTTAGCATTGCTCATTGCTTATAATTCAGAAGGGCCAGTGTTTTACATCCAGGAACGAGTTGGAAAAAACTATCAGTCGTTTGGGTGTATCAAGTTCAGAACAATGGTCACGAACGCTGATGAGATGTTACTAGAACTAATGGAAGCATCGCCTCATCTACGGCAAGAATTTGCCGACAATTTTAAGCTAAAACAGGATCCAAGAATTACAAAAATAGGTCGCTTTTTACGATTAACTAGCCTTGATGAATTTCCCCAATTTTGGAACGTTCTTAAAGGAGATATGAGTGTTGTTGGTCCTCGCCCTTTAGTAGCTCAGGAATTGTATATGTATGGTTCTCATATCGACAAGGTTTTGACAATTAAACCAGGAATTACCGGATTGTGGCAGGTATCAGGGCGTAACGATATTCCTTACAACCGGAGAATTCAGATAGATCTTTACTACGTCAAGTTCCACAACTTTTGGCTTGACTTATGGGTAATTGTGAAAACAATCGGAGTCGTTATTGTCCCAAAAAATAACGGTGCTTACTGA
- the gmd gene encoding GDP-mannose 4,6-dehydratase: MTQRKRALITGITGQDGSYLSEFLLEQGYEVHGIIRRTSTFNTDRIDHIYEDPHKEGVRLLLHYGDLTDGTTLRRILEETQPTEIYNLGAQSHVRVSFDSPEYTVDSVAMGTLRLLEAIRDYQRRTGIEVRFYQAGSSEMFGLVQEVPQKETTPFYPRSPYACAKVYAHWQTLNYRESYDLFACNGILFNHESPRRGETFVTRKITRAVARIVAGKQKNIYMGNLDAKRDWGYAKDYVRAMWLMLQQPEPDDYVIATGETHSVKEFLKLAFSYVNLDWQDYVEFDERYLRPAEVELLIGDPTKAKQKLGWQPSVTFEQLVALMVEADLRALGQESPNGNGAQVNDLATIRQELGSLHF; this comes from the coding sequence ATGACGCAACGTAAACGAGCGCTAATTACAGGAATTACTGGTCAAGACGGCTCCTATTTGAGCGAGTTTTTACTAGAACAAGGCTACGAAGTTCATGGCATAATTCGGCGGACATCAACATTCAACACAGATCGGATTGACCATATCTACGAAGATCCCCACAAAGAAGGGGTGAGGTTATTGTTACACTATGGCGACCTTACCGATGGAACAACTCTACGTCGGATTTTAGAAGAAACCCAGCCGACAGAAATTTATAACCTTGGTGCGCAATCACACGTACGCGTAAGCTTTGACTCACCAGAATATACTGTAGATTCGGTTGCGATGGGAACACTACGGCTACTTGAAGCAATTCGCGACTACCAGCGACGTACTGGTATTGAAGTCCGTTTCTATCAAGCAGGTTCGTCAGAAATGTTTGGCTTAGTACAAGAAGTTCCACAGAAAGAAACTACACCGTTTTATCCACGTAGTCCATACGCTTGCGCCAAAGTCTACGCGCACTGGCAAACCCTCAATTATCGCGAATCTTATGACTTGTTTGCGTGTAATGGCATCTTATTTAATCACGAATCACCACGGCGTGGAGAAACCTTTGTAACACGCAAAATTACTCGGGCAGTAGCACGGATTGTTGCAGGAAAACAAAAGAACATCTACATGGGTAATCTTGATGCTAAGCGTGACTGGGGGTACGCAAAGGACTATGTGCGTGCGATGTGGCTGATGCTACAACAACCCGAACCTGATGACTATGTCATTGCAACTGGAGAAACACACTCTGTAAAAGAATTCCTCAAATTAGCATTTAGTTATGTCAATCTTGACTGGCAAGATTATGTCGAATTCGACGAGCGTTATTTACGCCCAGCAGAAGTTGAATTATTGATTGGCGATCCGACAAAAGCTAAGCAAAAACTCGGCTGGCAACCGTCAGTTACGTTTGAGCAGTTGGTTGCACTCATGGTAGAAGCTGACTTAAGAGCTTTGGGTCAAGAATCACCTAATGGTAACGGTGCGCAAGTAAATGATTTGGCTACAATTCGTCAAGAGCTGGGTAGTTTACACTTTTAG
- a CDS encoding GDP-L-fucose synthase, with translation MAALDLNDKHILVTGGAGFLGRQVIEQLCLAGAEQQKITVPRSHECDLRSLENCQRAVDQQDIVIHLAAHVGGIGLNQEKPAELFYDNLMMGAQLIHAAYQAGVEKFVCVGTICAYPKFTPVPFKEDDLWNGYPEETNAPYGVAKKALLVQLQAYRQQYNFNGIYLLPVNLYGPEDNFNPQSSHVIPALIRKVYEAQQKGDMEIRVWGDGSPTREFLYSEDAARGIVMGTLSYNQPEPINLGTGFEISIRDLISLICELMEFDGEIVYETDKPNGQPRRCLDTERAKKFGFTAQIDFRRGLKNTIDWYRQHAN, from the coding sequence ATGGCAGCCTTAGATTTAAACGACAAACACATTCTTGTCACTGGTGGGGCTGGATTCTTGGGTCGTCAAGTGATTGAACAGCTGTGTCTAGCAGGAGCCGAACAGCAAAAAATTACTGTACCGCGATCGCACGAGTGTGACTTACGCAGTTTAGAGAATTGCCAACGCGCAGTCGATCAGCAAGATATCGTCATCCACCTGGCGGCTCATGTTGGTGGTATTGGTTTGAATCAAGAAAAACCCGCTGAACTTTTTTATGACAATCTGATGATGGGTGCACAATTGATTCATGCTGCCTATCAAGCTGGAGTAGAAAAATTTGTTTGTGTTGGCACAATTTGTGCCTATCCTAAATTCACACCAGTGCCCTTCAAAGAAGATGACCTTTGGAATGGATATCCAGAAGAAACAAATGCTCCTTATGGTGTCGCCAAAAAAGCCCTTTTAGTACAACTTCAAGCCTACAGGCAACAATATAATTTCAATGGTATTTATTTGCTACCAGTAAACTTATACGGTCCAGAAGACAACTTTAATCCTCAAAGTTCTCATGTAATTCCTGCACTTATTCGTAAAGTATACGAAGCTCAACAAAAAGGTGACATGGAAATTCGAGTATGGGGTGATGGCAGTCCTACCCGTGAGTTTCTCTATTCAGAAGATGCAGCACGGGGCATAGTTATGGGAACATTATCTTATAACCAGCCTGAGCCTATTAACTTAGGTACGGGCTTTGAGATTTCCATCCGTGACTTGATTTCTTTAATTTGTGAACTGATGGAGTTCGATGGCGAAATTGTTTACGAAACCGATAAGCCAAATGGTCAGCCACGTCGTTGTTTAGATACAGAACGAGCGAAAAAATTTGGCTTTACTGCTCAAATTGATTTTAGGCGAGGATTAAAAAATACTATTGATTGGTATCGGCAACACGCAAACTAA
- a CDS encoding 5-formyltetrahydrofolate cyclo-ligase, whose product MISQHINKIELRRLLLHNRQSMSIKEWQEKSRLICSHLQASSLFTQAKTILTYFSFRQEPDLSALFTAKKNWGFPRCINQSLNWHLWHPGNDTRIGDYGILEPLPCAPLIKANEVDLILVPAVACDIRGYRLGYGGGFYDRLLSSAEWKSKLTIGIVFDFAYLPQLPVETWDIPLHIVCTETGLKMMQ is encoded by the coding sequence GTGATTAGTCAGCATATAAACAAAATAGAATTGCGCCGTTTACTGCTTCACAACCGGCAATCTATGAGCATCAAAGAGTGGCAGGAAAAAAGTCGTCTTATCTGCTCTCACTTACAAGCATCATCACTATTTACTCAAGCAAAGACCATTCTGACCTATTTTAGTTTTCGTCAGGAACCAGATCTAAGTGCATTATTTACAGCCAAAAAAAATTGGGGTTTCCCACGTTGTATCAATCAATCATTAAATTGGCATTTGTGGCACCCAGGGAACGATACCCGAATTGGAGATTATGGCATTCTAGAACCTCTCCCTTGTGCCCCACTAATCAAAGCTAATGAAGTAGATTTAATTTTGGTTCCTGCTGTTGCTTGTGATATTCGAGGCTATCGTTTAGGTTACGGAGGTGGTTTCTACGATCGCTTACTCAGTTCTGCCGAATGGAAGTCAAAGCTTACAATTGGCATTGTTTTTGACTTTGCTTACTTACCTCAGTTACCTGTTGAGACTTGGGATATACCTTTGCATATTGTTTGTACAGAAACTGGCTTGAAAATGATGCAATAA